From the genome of Agrobacterium tumefaciens:
CGCGGCCACTGGGGCGGTATCTGCGATGTCTATTGGCCGGTTCTGGATAAGAACATGGGCTGCGTTGACCAGATCAAGGCGCTCGGTTTCGATCCGGCCGATGTGAAATATGTCGTGCAGTCCCACCTGCATCTCGATCATACCGGCGCGATCGGTCGCTTCCCCAATGCGACCCACATCGTGCAGCGCTCCGAATACGAATATGCCTTCACACCGGACTGGTTTGCTGGCGGCGGTTACATCCGCAAGGACTTCGACAAGCCGGGCCTGAAGTGGCAGTTTCTCAACGGTACGCAGGACGACTATTACGACGTCTACGGTGACGGCACGCTGACCACAATCTTCACGCCCGGTCACGCACCAGGTCATCAGTCATTCCTGGTTCGTCTGCCCGACAGCAAACCGCTGCTTCTGACGATCGATGCCGCCTATACGCTGGATCACTGGGAAGAAAAGGCCCTGCCGGGCTTTCTTGCCTCGACCGTTGATACGGTCCGCTCGGTTCAAAAACTCCGCACCTACGCCGAAAAGCATGATGCGACCGTTGTCACGGGCCACGATCCGGACGCATGGGCGAACTTCAAGAAGGCTCCGGAATTTTACGCTTAAGATAAATCCGGACCAGTCATAGATCTGATACGGCGAGGTTGTGGGCAACCTCGCCGTTTTGCCTGAAAAGGCAGCATCGTTCGTGAATTCAGAGGTCTTGCCGCGCGCCCGTCGTGCGCAGGCGAGATGGCTGGACACCGAAACGTCTGAGAAAAAGCTGCGAGAAATGGCTGGGGTTGCCGTAGCCGACAGCAAGTGCCGCCTGGGTGATCGACATCGCACCTGTTTCAATCATGCGACGCGCCTCCAACAGACGCTGTTCCTGCAGAAACGCGTAAACGGAAAAGCCGTAAAGTACCTTGAAGCCGGCTTTCAGCCGCTTTTGCGTCAGCCCCACTTCACGGGCGAGGTCCTCGAGCGACCAGGGATGCGAAAGATCAGCGATCATCAAATCCCGGACACGTTGTAAAGCCCGACGATCGCGTGGCGGCGTCTTTATCGCAACCTGGGCATGGCGCATGGCACTGATCGAGGCGTTGATGATATCGAGTGCGCGTGCCTCGAAGGCAAGGTCGTCATTTTCCACCATGGCGCTATCGAAAAGCGCGCGTGCAACAGACAGCAGTTGCGGCGGAACCGGCAAGACACCAACCCATGTCCCGTTACCGGACGCGACATGCAAAGCATGCTGCTCATCGAGCGAGGATAGGACATCTGCCGCACCAAGCTTCTGCCAAAGGGCGGTATCGATGCGAATGTCCATACCCTTGAAACGCGTTCCGACCGGAACGTCGTAGAACCCGACGGCGCCTTCCGGGGCTGCCATGATGTAGATGCGACCGGGCCGGTATGGCAGGCTCGAGACACGTTCGCCATCGGCATCCAGAAGCCAGCCCTGACCTGCGGCCTCGAACAGGAAATCGATGGCCACGCAGGGTTCCGTTGCGAAACGGCCGGCGAAATCAGCACCGATCACCATATCGAACACGGAAATCGTCAAGCCGGGACGGACGCCGAGGATCTTGTAGGCGCCGTCCGTCGAGGTGGTCGCAAAACTCGTTTCCGTAGGATTCGGCCCTAAAACAACGACATCGTTCTGATCTGACTGGACCAAAGCCCTCTGCTCAACGCGCAAGTTCATGATCGGCCCCCACTTTTGCTGCCGATCAAAAAAGTGACCGGATCACGACAGTCTTGAACCTGATTACAATAGTCAAGTTTACGCCGTCAA
Proteins encoded in this window:
- a CDS encoding N-acyl homoserine lactonase family protein, with amino-acid sequence MTDIRLYMLQSGTLKCKVHNIKMNQGNGADYEIPVPFFLITHPDGHTVIDGGNAIEVATDPRGHWGGICDVYWPVLDKNMGCVDQIKALGFDPADVKYVVQSHLHLDHTGAIGRFPNATHIVQRSEYEYAFTPDWFAGGGYIRKDFDKPGLKWQFLNGTQDDYYDVYGDGTLTTIFTPGHAPGHQSFLVRLPDSKPLLLTIDAAYTLDHWEEKALPGFLASTVDTVRSVQKLRTYAEKHDATVVTGHDPDAWANFKKAPEFYA
- a CDS encoding helix-turn-helix transcriptional regulator codes for the protein MNLRVEQRALVQSDQNDVVVLGPNPTETSFATTSTDGAYKILGVRPGLTISVFDMVIGADFAGRFATEPCVAIDFLFEAAGQGWLLDADGERVSSLPYRPGRIYIMAAPEGAVGFYDVPVGTRFKGMDIRIDTALWQKLGAADVLSSLDEQHALHVASGNGTWVGVLPVPPQLLSVARALFDSAMVENDDLAFEARALDIINASISAMRHAQVAIKTPPRDRRALQRVRDLMIADLSHPWSLEDLAREVGLTQKRLKAGFKVLYGFSVYAFLQEQRLLEARRMIETGAMSITQAALAVGYGNPSHFSQLFLRRFGVQPSRLRTTGARQDL